A window from Sus scrofa isolate TJ Tabasco breed Duroc chromosome 2, Sscrofa11.1, whole genome shotgun sequence encodes these proteins:
- the REXO1 gene encoding RNA exonuclease 1 homolog isoform X4, whose translation MVIPISQMRKLGPREGQPHACVHMAGLGYDPYNPELPKPSSQRENGALGRGDEPHSDILELELVNQAIEAVRSEVELEQRRYQELLETAREHSSVEAPALAPCGTAACPAAGLDGDTFPLSFDYNPSGHGLLSPDGGYQPTPLAAPADSGSKYSLASLDRGQGHGGGGVSALEYVPKAVSQPRRYGRPIPSGKYVVDNSKPSTDLEYDPLSNFSARLLSRASAKDDRAPKRPRGSRSSEPYTPAPKKPCDPFGSCDARFSDSDDDAAAAPGDRPTTASPPRARAGPESKAPGRPGSREGPEPEEVSLRETKEMAVQYDVGDLGQPPTGPGRSPPAKPSSPARPSQEHSSPKEGKPKKKKSRVLPATGHKDSVRKSDKNRDAERGRPAEKPCGDKRGPQASSPRHRAERPHGTKKKPSSATAVISSGKGRPNGSGPRQSPTRVGAHPPPDRTGGKTPSGKLIERKARSLDEGAPRDAPKLQRRALSHADLFGDESEDEDPGSQAPGLRPPALPSLSSDSDSDSDTDSSLSLSAAQGPPKRLKASPPPSAGQSSPSSSSSSGAGSDVDYAALEKEVDFDSDPMEECLRIFNESTAVKTEDKGRLARQPPKDEKAEDKGHSGLATLFPGQKRRISHLSKQSKGAEPMRRGPVPPARPPTAQEVCYRRAQQAQRESVSFLQAVQQPSSVHISAPGEKKRIAHVPNPLLAAAPTGAKRTLSASTSQTPNGPELGSQPLKTRTLSGMASKTTTTVTPKRVAHSPSLQSLKKPIIPKEFGGKVPTVIRQRYLNLFIEECLKFCSSNQEAIEKALNEEKVAYDRSPSKNIYLNVAVNTLKKLRGLVPRTGPGLNKTSSRRVVSHEVVLGGKLAAKTSFSLSRPSSPRVEDLKGAALYSRLKEYLLTEDQLKENGYPFPHPERPGGAVIFTAEEKKPKDCESLPHPTLLGARQSLLEGVGCPDTLSPLSLSLPAASCRVCCRCGTEYLVSSSGRCVRDEECYYHWGRLRRNRVAGGWETQYMCCSAAIGSTGCQVAKQHVQDGRKESLEGFVKTFEKELSGDAHPGIYALDCEMSYTTYGLELTRVTVVDTDLQVVYDTFVRPDNEIVDYNTRFSGVTEADLADTSISLRDVQAVLLSMFSSDTILIGHSLESDLLALKVIHSTVVDTSVLFPHRLGLPYKRSLRNLMADYLRQIIQDNVDGHSSSEDASACMHLVIWKIREDAKTKR comes from the exons ATGGTCatccccatttcccagatgaggaaactgggtcCCAGAGAGGGACAGCCACATGCCTGTGTACACATGGCTG GGCTTGGTTATGACCCATACAACCCCGAGCTGCCCAAGCCCTCCTCACAGAGGGAGAATGGGGCCCTGGGCCGAGGGGATGAGCCCCACTCAGACatcctggagctggagctggtcAACCAAGCCATTGAGGCTGTGCGCTCTGAGGTGGAGCTCGAACAGAGGCGGTACCAGGAGCTCCTGGAGACGGCCCGGGAGCACAGCTCAGTGGAGGCCCCTGCCCTAGCACCCTGCGGCACTGCTGCCTGCCCCGCTGCTGGCCTGGATGGGGACACCTTCCCACTGTCCTTCGATTACAACCCCAGCGGCCATGGCCTGTTAAGCCCTGATGGCGGCTACCAGCCCACCCCGCTGGCTGCCCCTGCTGACTCTGGCAGCAAGTACTCGCTGGCCTCTCTGGACCGGGGTCAGGGTCATGGTGGAGGGGGTGTCAGTGCCTTGGAGTATGTTCCCAAGGCTGTGAGCCAGCCCCGGCGGTATGGCCGCCCCATCCCTAGTGGCAAGTACGTGGTGGACAACTCTAAGCCGTCTACAGACCTGGAATACGACCCACTGTCCAACTTTTCTGCCCGCTTGCTAAGCAGGGCCAGCGCCAAGGATGACAGGGCCCCCAAGCGGCCCAGGGGCTCCCGCAGCAGTGAGCCCTACACACCTGCACCCAAGAAGCCCTGTGACCCCTTTGGCAGCTGTGATGCCAGGTTCTCAGACTCAGACGATGACGCTGCTGCAGCTCCTGGGGATAGGCCCACCACTGCCAGCCCCCCAAGAGCCCGAGCAGGCCCTGAGAGCAAggccccagggaggccaggctCCAGGGAGGGCCCAGAGCCTGAGGAGGTCAGCCTCCGGGAGACTAAGGAGATGGCCGTGCAGTACGATGTGGGGGATCTTGGGCAGCCGCCCACGGGCCCAGGCCGGTCACCCCCTGCCAAGCCCAGCTCCCCAGCCAGGCCTTCACAGGAGCACAGCAGCCCCAAGGAAGGGAAgcccaagaagaagaaaagtaggGTGCTGCCAGCCACTGGCCATAAGGACAGTGTCCGGAAGTCAGACAAGAATAGGGATGCAGAACGTGGGAGGCCGGCCGAGAAGCCCTGTGGAGACAAGAGGGGTCCGCAGGCCAGCAGCCCCCGGCACAGGGCGGAACGGCCCCATGGGACCAAGAAAAAGCCATCTTCAGCCACTGCGGTGATCAGCTCAGGGAAAGGCCGGCCCAATGGCTCGGGACCACGGCAGAGCCCCACAAGGGTGGGCGCCCACCCTCCGCCAGACAGGACGGGTGGGAAGACCCCATCAGGGAAGCTGATAGAGCGGAAGGCCCGCTCACTGGATGAGGGCGCCCCCCGGGACGCCCCCAAGCTGCAGAGGCGGGCTCTGAGCCATGCCGACCTCTTTGGGGATGAGAGTGAGGACGAGGACCCCGGGTCCCAGGCACCGGGACTCCGGCCACCTGCCCTTCCCAGCCTCAGCTCCGACTCTGACTCCGACTCTGACACGGACTCTAGCCTGAGTCTCTCTGCAGCTCAGGGGCCGCCCAAACGCCTCAaggcctccccgcccccctcagcTGGCCAGTCCTCcccctcatcctcctcctcctcgggggCGGGCTCTGATGTGGACTACGCTGCCCTGGAGAAGGAGGTCGACTTTGACTCTGACCCCATGGAAGAGTGCCTGCGAATTTTCAACGAGTCCACCGCTGTCAAGACAGAGGACAAGGGCCGGCTGGCTCGGCAG CCTCCCAAGGACGAGAAGGCTGAGGATAAGGGGCACTCAGGGCTGGCCACTCTGTTCCCGGGGCAGAAAAGGAGGATTTCGCACCTCTCCAAGCAAAGCAAGGGG GCAGAGCCCATGAGGCGAGGCCCAGTGCCTCCTGCCCGGCCTCCTACTGCTCAGGAGGTGTGCTACCGACGGGCCCAGCAGGCACAGAGGGAGTCAGTCAGCTTCCTCCAGGCTGTCCAGCAGCCATCCTCAGTCCACATCTCGGCCCCTGGAGAGAAGAAGAGGATCGCCCACGTCCCCAACCCCCTCCTGGCTGCAG cccccacagGTGCCAAGAGGACCCTCTCGGCCAGCACCAGCCAGACTCCCAATGGCCCTGAGCTGGGCAGCCAGCCCCTGAAGACGCGCACACTGTCCGGCATGGCATCCAAGaccaccaccactgtcacccCCAAGCGCGTGGCACACAGCCCATCCTTACAG AGTTTAAAGAAGCCCATTATCCCAAAAGAGTTTGGTGGCAAAGTCCCTACTGTCATTCGTCAGCGGTATCTCAACCTATTTATTGAGGAGTGCCTCAAATTTTGCTCTTCTAACCAGGAAGCCATAGAGAAG GCGCTCAATGAGGAGAAGGTGGCCTACGACCGCAGTCCCAGCAAGAACATCTACCtgaatgttgctgtgaacacCCTCAAGAAGCTGCGGGGCCTGGTCCCCCGCACCGGGCCTGGTCTCAACA AAACCAGCAGCCGCAGAGTTGTGTCTCATGAAGTGGTGCTGGGGGGCAAGTTGGCTGCCAAGACCAGCTTTTCGCTCAGCAGACCCAGTAGCCCCCGTGTGGAAGATCTGAAGG GGGCCGCCCTGTACAGCCGCCTCAAGGAGTACCTGCTCACCGAGGACCAGCTCAAGGAGAACGGCTACCCCTTCCCACACCCCGAGCGCCCGGGAGGCGCTGTCATCTTCACGGCAGAGGAGAAGAAGCCCAAGGACTGTGAGTCCCTCCCACACCCCACCCTCCTGGGGGCCAGGCAGAGCCTTCTGGAGGGAGTGGGCTGTCCTGACACGTTGTCCCCTCTTTCCCTGTCCCTGCCCGCAGCCTCCTGCAGGGTCTGCTGCCGCTGTGGCACTGAGTACCTTGTGTCCTCCTCTGGGCGCTGTGTGCGCGACGAGGAGTGTTACTACCACTGGGGACGGCTCCGCCGGAACCGAG TGGCTGGTGGCTGGGAGACTCAGTACATGTGCTGCTCGGCTGCCATCGGCTCCACCGGCTGTCAGGTTGCCAAG CAACACGTGCAGGATGGCCGGAAGGAAAGCCTTGAAGGGTTTGTGAAGACTTTTGAGAAAGAACTGTCAGGAGATGCGCACCCAGGAATCTATGCCCTTGACTGTGAAATG TCCTACACCACGTACGGCCTGGAGCTGACGCGGGTCACGGTGGTGGACACAGACCTACAAGTTGTGTACGACACCTTCGTCAGGCCGGACAACGAGATCGTCGACTATAACACCAG GTTTTCAGGGGTGACTGAGGCTGACCTCGCAGACACAAGCATCTCACTCCGGGATGTCCAGGCCGTGCTGCTCAGCATGTTCAGTTCGGACACCATCCTCATTGGCCACAGCCTGGAGAGTGATCTCCTGGCCTTGAAG GTTATCCACAGCACCGTGGTGGACACGTCCGTGTTATTCCCGCATCGCCTGGGCCTCCCGTACAAGCGCTCCCTGCGGAATCTCATGGCCGACTACCTCAGACAGATCATCCAGGACAATG TGGATGGGCACAGCTCCAGTGAGGATGCCAGTGCCTGCATGCACCTGGTGATCTGGAAGATCCGAGAAGACGCCAAGACCAAGCGGTGA